A stretch of the Mycobacterium shigaense genome encodes the following:
- a CDS encoding acyl-CoA dehydrogenase family protein, which produces MDLEYTPEQEKLRAQMRATLEAVMTPERIAAVSEHMEGGPAVRECVRALAAANLLGVGWPKEYGGQGFSAIEQFIFSEEARRVSAPIPLVTLNTVGPTLMHFGSDEQKQKFLPSILDGSVEFAIGYSEPGAGSDLASVRTTAVRRASKQGDEYVINGQKMFTSGAAYADYIWLAVRTDPDAKKHKGISILIVPTSSPGFTWQPLHTMPGISTFYTFYDDVRVPVSALVGAENQGWQLITTQLNFERAALSNLGALEPLFEKTLDWARATELDGGRVVDQPWVQSALARVEAQVAAYKLVNARVNAAMTKGGASTGLDMGQASAAKVFGTELTGQVARELLEVLDGNGVRRGSDAPLRGALESAYRQAVINTFGGGANEIQRDIIAMAGLGMPRAPRDLRASN; this is translated from the coding sequence ATGGACCTCGAGTACACCCCGGAGCAGGAGAAGCTGCGCGCGCAGATGCGCGCGACGCTCGAAGCGGTGATGACGCCCGAACGCATCGCCGCGGTCAGCGAGCATATGGAGGGCGGACCCGCGGTGCGCGAATGCGTCCGCGCCCTGGCCGCGGCCAACCTGCTGGGCGTGGGCTGGCCCAAAGAATACGGCGGGCAGGGATTTTCGGCGATCGAGCAGTTCATCTTCTCGGAGGAGGCGCGCCGCGTCAGCGCGCCGATCCCGTTGGTGACGCTCAACACCGTCGGGCCGACGTTGATGCACTTCGGCAGCGACGAGCAGAAGCAGAAGTTCTTGCCGTCGATCCTGGACGGCAGCGTGGAGTTCGCGATCGGCTACTCCGAGCCGGGTGCGGGCAGCGACCTGGCCTCGGTGCGGACGACAGCCGTCCGCCGAGCCTCGAAACAAGGTGACGAGTATGTGATCAACGGGCAGAAGATGTTCACCAGCGGCGCGGCCTACGCCGACTACATCTGGCTGGCCGTGCGCACCGACCCGGATGCCAAGAAGCACAAGGGCATCTCGATCCTCATCGTCCCGACCTCGTCGCCGGGCTTCACCTGGCAGCCGCTGCACACGATGCCGGGGATCTCGACGTTCTACACGTTCTACGACGACGTCCGAGTGCCGGTGAGCGCGCTGGTGGGCGCCGAGAATCAGGGCTGGCAGCTGATCACCACGCAGTTGAACTTCGAACGCGCGGCCCTGAGCAATCTCGGCGCGCTCGAGCCGCTGTTCGAGAAGACCCTGGACTGGGCCCGGGCGACCGAACTCGACGGCGGCCGGGTGGTCGACCAACCCTGGGTGCAATCGGCGCTGGCGCGGGTCGAAGCCCAGGTCGCCGCGTACAAACTCGTCAACGCACGGGTGAACGCGGCGATGACGAAGGGCGGAGCGAGCACGGGCCTGGATATGGGACAAGCGTCAGCGGCCAAGGTCTTCGGCACCGAGCTCACCGGACAGGTCGCCCGCGAGCTGCTCGAGGTGCTGGACGGCAACGGGGTGCGCCGGGGCTCCGACGCGCCGCTGCGCGGGGCGCTCGAGTCCGCCTACCGCCAGGCCGTCATCAACACCTTCGGCGGCGGGGCCAACGAAATCCAGCGTGACATCATCGCCATGGCCGGGTTGGGCATGCCACGGGCACCCCGCGACCTTCGCGCCAGCAATTAG
- a CDS encoding FAS1-like dehydratase domain-containing protein, which translates to MTDSETISAKVRALVGQPTGGTGKPSVAPDPVNQPMIRHWAYAMADMNPVYLDPQFAATSRFGGIVSPPVMLQTWTMPSPKLEGIGERGGAPVEIHSNPTAFLDEAGYTSTVATNSEFEIERYPRLGDEISATTVYESVSDEKKTALGTGFFLTWLTTYADQNGDVLGRQRFRVLRFKPAS; encoded by the coding sequence GTGACCGACTCAGAAACCATCAGCGCCAAGGTGCGCGCCCTCGTCGGCCAGCCGACCGGCGGCACCGGAAAACCCTCGGTGGCACCGGACCCGGTGAACCAGCCGATGATCCGGCACTGGGCCTACGCGATGGCCGACATGAACCCCGTCTACCTCGACCCGCAGTTCGCCGCCACGTCGCGGTTCGGCGGCATCGTGTCGCCGCCGGTGATGCTGCAGACCTGGACCATGCCGTCGCCGAAACTGGAGGGGATCGGCGAACGGGGCGGGGCGCCCGTCGAGATCCACAGCAATCCAACGGCATTCCTCGACGAGGCCGGCTACACCAGCACGGTGGCGACGAACTCGGAGTTCGAGATCGAGCGCTACCCGCGGCTCGGCGACGAGATCAGCGCGACCACCGTCTACGAATCGGTCTCCGACGAGAAGAAGACCGCGCTGGGCACCGGCTTCTTCCTCACCTGGCTGACCACCTACGCCGACCAGAACGGCGACGTGCTGGGGCGCCAGCGGTTCCGGGTGCTGCGCTTCAAGCCGGCCAGCTGA
- a CDS encoding Zn-ribbon domain-containing OB-fold protein: MATRLAPAITPDTEFFWNGLRDNKLLIQRCGGCGQLRHPPRPMCPHCRSLQWEPVESSGRGTVYSYVIPHEPKFPFFEYPYVVVLVELEEGVRLVSNLTGIDPAEVTVGMPVEVYYQTFDDDLVLHQFRPSA; this comes from the coding sequence ATGGCCACCCGACTGGCGCCGGCGATCACGCCGGACACCGAATTCTTCTGGAATGGGTTGCGGGACAACAAACTGCTGATCCAGCGCTGCGGTGGCTGCGGCCAGTTGCGGCACCCACCTCGCCCGATGTGCCCGCACTGCCGTTCGCTGCAGTGGGAGCCGGTCGAGTCGTCGGGCCGCGGCACGGTGTACAGCTACGTGATACCGCACGAGCCCAAGTTTCCGTTTTTCGAGTATCCCTACGTGGTCGTCCTGGTGGAACTCGAGGAGGGCGTGCGGCTGGTTTCCAACCTGACCGGCATCGACCCGGCCGAGGTGACGGTCGGGATGCCGGTCGAGGTCTACTACCAGACCTTCGACGACGACCTGGTGCTGCACCAGTTCCGGCCGAGCGCGTAG
- a CDS encoding acyl-CoA dehydrogenase family protein, translating into MDFSFTDEQQTIAKIARELFERRATPDRLTELEAGDVRFDAALWKELAAIDLLGTALPESVGGTGGGFVELGVLLAEVGWSVAPVPAYATLVLGADPIARHGTREQQQRFLPGVVAGTRILTAGLAEPGRSDPTRPVTTARRDGAGWRLDGVKELVPAAQLADTVLIPAVCDGDVGLFLLATDAGGVEIRPVRTTNGEPHADVLLDGATVSDEDRIAGARLAESLYTRALVALCAIQLGVVERALRIAAEYTTGREQFGRPIGSFQAVQQRMADAFIDVEAIRWTTWQAAWLTAHGRPADRAARIAKFWAAEAGARVAATTQHVHGGIGIDTTYPLHRYFLWAKHNELSLGPASAQLARLGAAYSEGHA; encoded by the coding sequence ATGGACTTCAGCTTCACCGACGAGCAACAGACGATCGCCAAAATCGCCCGCGAGCTGTTCGAGCGCCGTGCCACCCCGGACCGGTTGACCGAACTGGAGGCCGGCGATGTCCGCTTCGACGCAGCCCTCTGGAAAGAGCTTGCGGCCATCGATCTTCTGGGCACCGCGCTGCCGGAATCGGTCGGCGGTACCGGTGGCGGCTTCGTCGAACTCGGCGTGCTGCTGGCCGAGGTCGGCTGGAGCGTGGCGCCGGTACCGGCCTACGCGACGCTGGTACTTGGTGCGGACCCGATCGCGCGGCACGGCACGCGCGAGCAGCAGCAACGGTTCCTGCCGGGCGTGGTCGCCGGAACCCGCATCCTGACCGCGGGGCTGGCCGAGCCCGGCCGCTCGGACCCGACGCGGCCCGTGACCACCGCGCGCCGTGACGGCGCGGGCTGGCGTCTCGACGGTGTCAAAGAGCTGGTGCCGGCCGCCCAACTCGCCGACACCGTGCTGATCCCGGCCGTTTGCGACGGCGACGTCGGGCTGTTCCTGCTCGCCACCGATGCCGGCGGCGTCGAGATTCGCCCGGTGCGAACCACCAACGGCGAGCCGCACGCCGACGTATTGCTCGACGGCGCAACGGTTTCCGATGAGGACAGGATCGCCGGAGCCCGGCTGGCCGAGTCGCTGTACACCCGCGCGCTGGTCGCGCTGTGCGCGATCCAGCTCGGTGTCGTGGAGCGGGCCCTGCGCATCGCGGCCGAATACACCACCGGCCGCGAGCAATTCGGCCGTCCGATCGGCAGCTTCCAGGCGGTGCAGCAGCGTATGGCCGACGCGTTCATCGACGTCGAGGCGATCCGGTGGACCACCTGGCAGGCGGCGTGGCTGACCGCCCACGGCCGTCCGGCCGACCGGGCCGCCCGCATCGCGAAATTCTGGGCGGCCGAGGCCGGCGCCCGCGTCGCCGCCACCACCCAACACGTGCACGGCGGCATCGGCATCGACACCACCTATCCCCTGCACCGCTACTTCTTGTGGGCCAAGCACAACGAGCTCAGCCTCGGTCCCGCGTCGGCGCAGCTGGCCCGACTCGGCGCCGCCTATTCGGAAGGACACGCATGA
- a CDS encoding MaoC family dehydratase — protein sequence MTTTASRTDPLKTLQWQDISVSDEVTPLEIPITTTMIVAGAIATRDFMPVHHDRDYAKQQGSPNLFMNILTTNGYCVRFLTDWAGPEAMVKKLSIRLGVPCFPDDPLRFTGSVTGKSEGSGGENFVEVTFKGSNSLGDHVSGTAVLSLLDGARS from the coding sequence ATGACGACCACCGCTAGCCGCACCGATCCTTTGAAAACCCTTCAATGGCAAGATATTTCGGTAAGTGACGAGGTCACGCCGCTCGAGATCCCGATCACCACGACGATGATCGTTGCCGGCGCGATCGCCACCCGTGACTTCATGCCGGTGCATCACGACCGCGACTACGCCAAGCAGCAGGGCTCTCCCAACCTGTTCATGAACATCCTGACGACCAACGGCTACTGCGTGCGCTTCCTCACCGACTGGGCCGGACCCGAGGCCATGGTCAAGAAGCTGTCGATTCGCCTTGGCGTACCATGCTTTCCCGACGACCCGCTGCGGTTCACCGGCAGCGTCACCGGCAAGAGCGAAGGGTCGGGCGGCGAGAACTTCGTCGAGGTGACGTTCAAGGGTTCCAACAGCCTGGGCGACCACGTCTCCGGCACCGCGGTACTCAGCCTGCTCGACGGGGCGCGTTCATGA
- a CDS encoding lipid-transfer protein: MSRTAPGSLPGSCAIVGIGQTEFSKESGRSELQLACEAVSAALDDAGLAPSDVDGMVTFTMDSSDEIDIARNVGIGDLSFFSRVHHGGGAASGTVVHAAMAVATGVADVVVCWRAFNERSGMRFGGSGRSDLGTPLFMAHYAPFGLLTPAAWVAMHAQRYMSTYGVTNADFGRVAVVDRKHAATNPDAWFYQRPITLEDHQNSRWIVEPVLRLLDCCQESDGGVALVVTSAERARDLRQPPAIITAAAQGAAYNGEMMTSYYRDEITGLPEMGVVARQLWRDSGLKPQDIQTAFIYDHFTPFVFAQLEELGFCGRGEAKDFVTVERLSLGGEFPINTNGGLLGEAYIHGMNGITEGVRQVRGTSYNQVDNIEHVLVTSGTGVPTSGLILAPAG, encoded by the coding sequence ATGAGCAGGACGGCGCCGGGCAGCCTTCCCGGTAGCTGTGCCATCGTCGGGATCGGCCAGACGGAGTTCTCCAAGGAATCCGGGCGCAGCGAGCTGCAATTGGCGTGTGAGGCGGTCAGCGCGGCGCTCGACGACGCGGGCCTGGCGCCCAGCGACGTCGACGGGATGGTGACGTTCACCATGGATTCCAGCGACGAAATCGACATCGCGCGCAACGTGGGCATCGGCGACTTGAGCTTCTTTTCCCGGGTTCATCACGGCGGCGGGGCGGCGTCGGGCACCGTGGTGCACGCGGCGATGGCGGTCGCCACCGGTGTGGCCGACGTGGTGGTGTGCTGGCGTGCTTTCAACGAACGGTCCGGCATGCGGTTCGGCGGCAGCGGACGCTCAGACCTGGGGACGCCGCTGTTCATGGCGCACTACGCGCCGTTCGGGTTACTCACGCCGGCGGCCTGGGTCGCGATGCACGCCCAGCGCTACATGTCCACGTACGGCGTCACCAACGCCGACTTCGGGCGGGTCGCGGTGGTCGACCGCAAGCATGCGGCAACCAACCCCGACGCCTGGTTCTACCAGCGTCCAATCACGCTGGAAGACCACCAGAATTCGCGGTGGATCGTCGAACCCGTGCTGCGCCTGCTGGATTGCTGTCAGGAGAGCGACGGCGGCGTCGCACTCGTGGTCACCAGCGCCGAACGGGCCCGCGACCTGCGGCAGCCGCCCGCCATCATCACCGCCGCGGCCCAGGGCGCCGCCTACAACGGCGAGATGATGACCAGCTATTACCGCGACGAGATCACCGGGCTGCCGGAGATGGGCGTGGTGGCCCGGCAACTGTGGCGCGACTCCGGCCTCAAGCCGCAGGACATCCAAACCGCGTTCATCTATGACCATTTCACGCCGTTCGTGTTCGCCCAGCTCGAGGAGCTCGGATTCTGCGGGCGCGGCGAAGCCAAGGATTTCGTCACCGTCGAGCGGCTGTCGCTGGGCGGCGAGTTCCCGATCAACACCAACGGCGGATTGCTCGGCGAGGCCTACATCCACGGCATGAACGGCATCACCGAGGGCGTGCGGCAGGTGCGGGGCACCTCCTACAACCAGGTCGACAACATCGAGCACGTGCTGGTCACCTCCGGCACCGGCGTGCCCACCAGCGGGCTCATCCTGGCACCGGCGGGCTGA
- a CDS encoding TetR/AcrR family transcriptional regulator, which yields MTQTSANTQATDTRDVIVESAFACFGKQGLQKATIVDIAKQAGMSRSTIYEYFSDKASIVEACAEHASQQFYREMTKAMDRGSNLEDKLCEAAVFVTQARRAIASEKYFDEDAISLLLTKDAAVLLRECVEFFAPYLSAARLTGEVRKDLHIEAAGEWFARILFSLFSTPSSTLDMDDPAVAAEFVRAHLVRGFASERSRRR from the coding sequence GTGACTCAGACTTCTGCAAACACCCAGGCGACCGATACCCGAGACGTCATCGTCGAGTCCGCCTTCGCGTGCTTCGGTAAGCAAGGGTTGCAGAAGGCCACGATCGTCGACATCGCCAAGCAGGCGGGCATGTCACGTAGCACGATCTACGAGTATTTTTCCGACAAGGCGTCCATCGTCGAGGCGTGCGCCGAACACGCGTCGCAGCAGTTCTACCGCGAGATGACCAAGGCGATGGACCGGGGCAGCAACCTCGAGGACAAGCTTTGCGAGGCGGCGGTTTTCGTCACCCAGGCGCGACGGGCTATCGCGTCGGAGAAATACTTCGACGAGGACGCGATCAGCCTGCTGCTGACCAAGGACGCGGCCGTGCTGCTGCGCGAGTGCGTCGAGTTCTTCGCCCCCTACCTGTCGGCCGCCCGGCTCACCGGCGAGGTTCGCAAAGACCTCCACATCGAGGCGGCCGGGGAATGGTTCGCGCGAATCCTGTTCTCGCTCTTCAGCACTCCGTCGTCGACGCTGGACATGGACGATCCCGCCGTGGCGGCCGAGTTCGTCCGCGCCCACCTGGTACGCGGATTCGCCAGCGAGCGCTCCCGGCGGCGATGA
- a CDS encoding esterase/lipase family protein, with translation MSASSVARIIRTIMGVLLAISPLVSGCNSPRDSHAVVVVSGGDATSPFTTPDQACATGLAAGNTDTAIREYLLKQHYRAFTSPAMAGRGQVVDQSGFGAFGRCPISLPENMTVNSTGSIDTAGEHLARFLNYLHSDKGINVVDLVGHSMGGLYSRAAIRVLATTNSPVHVRSLTTIGTPWQGSYLSDYANDFASLTDCAGDQFCENAMKGFKDEVLRLMSGSGREVNQPYLMGKDGWNQFQSGVLDNVPVVLIGGKRFAKPGPVNATVWPNDGIVALRSALAVDVGDPVLPHRRCYTFDDTHSIYVSNAAGLDWNTALTWDPHVFEVLHTALQNAPTLLHGPNRDGCPGP, from the coding sequence ATGAGCGCATCGTCGGTCGCGCGGATCATCCGCACGATCATGGGAGTCCTGCTTGCGATTTCGCCACTAGTGTCGGGCTGCAACAGCCCCCGGGATTCTCACGCCGTGGTGGTCGTCTCGGGTGGCGACGCGACGAGCCCGTTCACCACGCCGGACCAGGCCTGCGCGACGGGCCTTGCGGCGGGCAATACCGATACCGCGATCCGAGAGTATCTGCTCAAGCAGCATTACCGGGCTTTCACCTCACCGGCGATGGCCGGCCGCGGGCAAGTGGTGGATCAGAGCGGCTTCGGCGCTTTCGGGCGGTGCCCGATCAGCTTGCCGGAGAACATGACCGTCAACTCCACCGGCAGCATCGACACGGCCGGTGAACATCTGGCCCGGTTCCTGAACTACCTGCACAGCGACAAGGGCATCAACGTCGTCGACCTGGTTGGCCATTCGATGGGCGGGTTGTACTCGCGCGCGGCGATCCGCGTGCTGGCCACTACGAACTCCCCGGTGCACGTGCGCTCGCTGACCACCATCGGGACGCCATGGCAAGGCTCCTATCTTTCGGATTACGCAAATGACTTCGCCTCATTGACCGACTGTGCCGGCGATCAGTTCTGCGAGAACGCGATGAAGGGCTTCAAGGATGAAGTGCTGCGCCTGATGTCGGGCTCCGGGCGCGAGGTCAACCAGCCCTACCTGATGGGCAAAGACGGATGGAATCAATTCCAGTCCGGGGTGTTGGACAATGTCCCGGTGGTGCTGATCGGCGGCAAGAGGTTCGCCAAGCCGGGCCCGGTGAACGCGACGGTGTGGCCGAACGACGGCATCGTCGCGCTGCGCAGCGCGCTGGCGGTCGATGTCGGGGACCCGGTCCTGCCACACCGGCGCTGCTATACCTTCGACGACACGCACAGCATCTACGTGTCCAACGCCGCGGGCCTGGACTGGAATACCGCGCTCACCTGGGATCCGCACGTCTTCGAGGTGCTGCACACCGCCCTGCAGAATGCGCCGACATTGTTGCACGGCCCCAACCGCGACGGGTGCCCCGGCCCCTAG
- a CDS encoding proline dehydrogenase family protein, translated as MSGSGVFANTLRPAIMAASRRNGLRRAAEGMSVTRRVVHRFVPGETIDSALNSVAALRESGRYVSIDYLGEDVTGSDDADAAVRTYLQLIERMGDGAGDLAAGPPLEVSVKLSALGQSLERDGEKIARENAWTICDAAERAGVWVTVDAENHTTTDSTLSIVRDLRAEFGWLGTVLQAYLRRTLGDCEEFAASGARIRLCKGAYDEPASVAYRGNAEVSASYLACLRVLMAGSGYPMVASHDPAIIAAVPELARESGRGADDFEYQMLYGIRADEQLRLAEASNRVRVYVPFGTQWYGYFMRRLAERPANLTFFLRALAESRR; from the coding sequence ATGTCCGGGTCCGGGGTGTTCGCCAACACCCTGCGGCCGGCCATCATGGCCGCCAGCCGGCGTAACGGATTGCGCCGTGCCGCCGAGGGCATGTCGGTAACCCGTCGCGTGGTGCACCGCTTTGTGCCCGGGGAGACGATCGATTCGGCGCTTAATAGCGTTGCCGCCCTGCGAGAATCGGGCCGCTATGTCAGCATCGACTATCTGGGCGAGGACGTCACCGGCAGCGACGACGCCGACGCGGCGGTGCGGACCTACCTGCAGCTGATCGAAAGGATGGGCGACGGCGCCGGGGATCTCGCGGCCGGCCCGCCGCTGGAGGTCTCGGTGAAGTTGTCGGCGCTGGGGCAGTCGCTGGAGCGCGACGGGGAGAAGATCGCGCGCGAGAACGCGTGGACGATCTGCGATGCCGCCGAGCGCGCCGGCGTCTGGGTAACGGTGGACGCGGAGAACCACACCACGACCGATTCGACGCTGAGCATCGTGCGCGACCTGCGGGCCGAATTCGGCTGGCTGGGCACGGTGTTGCAGGCGTATCTGCGCCGCACCCTGGGCGACTGCGAAGAATTCGCCGCGTCCGGGGCCCGGATCCGGCTGTGCAAGGGCGCCTACGACGAGCCGGCATCGGTGGCCTACCGTGGCAATGCCGAGGTCAGTGCCTCCTACCTGGCCTGCCTGCGGGTGCTGATGGCGGGCTCGGGGTATCCGATGGTGGCCTCGCACGACCCGGCGATCATCGCCGCGGTACCCGAGCTCGCGCGCGAATCAGGCCGCGGCGCGGACGATTTCGAATACCAGATGCTGTACGGCATCCGTGCCGACGAGCAGCTGCGGCTCGCCGAAGCCAGCAACCGGGTCCGGGTGTACGTCCCATTCGGCACGCAGTGGTACGGCTATTTCATGCGCCGGCTCGCCGAACGTCCCGCGAACCTGACGTTCTTCCTGCGGGCCCTGGCCGAAAGCCGTCGCTGA
- the pruA gene encoding L-glutamate gamma-semialdehyde dehydrogenase — MDAITQVPTPVNEPVHDYAPHSSERSRLRAELAALADHPIDLPHVIDGKHRMGEGERIDVVQPHRHAARLGTLTNAGHAEATAAVDAALAAKPAWAALPFDERAAVFLRAADLLAGPWREKIAAATMLGQSKSPYQAEIDSPCEQIDFWRFNVAFARQILTQQPISGPGEWNRSDYRPLDGFVYAITPFNFTSIAGNLPTAPALLGNTVVWKPSITQTLSAYLTMQLLEAAGLPPGVINLVTGDGIAVSDVVLGDPRLAGIHFTGSTATFGHLWQQVGTNIGRYHSYPRLVGETGGKDFVLAHASARPDVLSTALIRGAFDYQGQKCSAASRAFIPHSVWQRMGDDFLGAVAELRYGDITDLTNYGGALIDARAFAKSVNAIERAKSAAGVTIAVGGEYDDSVGYFVRPTVLLSDDPTDEAFSTEYFGPLLSVHVYPDDDYERILDVIDSGSSYALTGAVIADDRAAVSTAQDRLRFAAGNFYVNDKPTGAVVGRQPFGGSRASGTNDKAGSVLNLLRWTSARTIKETFVPATDHKYPHMESD, encoded by the coding sequence ATGGACGCGATCACCCAGGTGCCGACGCCGGTCAACGAGCCGGTCCACGACTACGCCCCGCACTCCTCGGAACGCAGCCGGCTGCGCGCCGAACTGGCCGCGCTCGCCGACCACCCCATCGATCTGCCGCACGTTATCGACGGCAAGCACCGCATGGGTGAGGGCGAGCGCATCGACGTCGTCCAGCCGCATCGGCACGCGGCGCGGCTGGGAACCCTGACCAACGCCGGCCACGCCGAGGCGACGGCGGCCGTCGACGCGGCGCTGGCCGCCAAACCGGCGTGGGCGGCGCTGCCGTTCGACGAGCGCGCGGCGGTGTTCCTGCGCGCCGCCGATCTGCTGGCCGGACCGTGGCGCGAGAAGATCGCCGCCGCGACGATGCTCGGCCAATCCAAGTCGCCGTACCAGGCCGAAATCGACTCGCCCTGCGAGCAGATCGACTTCTGGCGTTTCAACGTGGCATTCGCCCGGCAGATCCTGACCCAACAGCCGATCAGCGGCCCGGGGGAATGGAATCGCAGCGACTATCGGCCGCTCGACGGTTTCGTCTACGCGATCACCCCGTTCAACTTCACCTCGATCGCGGGCAACCTGCCGACCGCACCGGCGCTGCTGGGCAACACCGTGGTGTGGAAGCCGTCGATCACCCAGACGTTGTCGGCGTACCTGACGATGCAACTGCTCGAGGCGGCAGGCCTGCCGCCGGGGGTGATCAACCTGGTCACCGGCGACGGCATCGCGGTTTCCGATGTGGTGCTGGGCGATCCGCGGCTGGCGGGCATTCACTTTACCGGGTCGACGGCCACCTTCGGCCATCTCTGGCAGCAGGTGGGCACCAATATCGGCCGCTACCATAGCTATCCGCGGCTGGTCGGGGAGACCGGCGGCAAGGACTTCGTCCTTGCCCACGCCTCGGCACGCCCGGATGTGTTGTCCACGGCCCTGATTCGCGGGGCGTTCGACTACCAGGGCCAGAAATGCTCGGCCGCGTCGCGCGCCTTCATCCCACATTCGGTGTGGCAGCGGATGGGCGACGACTTCCTGGGCGCGGTGGCCGAACTGCGCTACGGCGATATCACCGACCTGACCAACTACGGCGGGGCGCTGATCGACGCGCGGGCCTTCGCCAAGAGCGTCAACGCCATCGAGCGGGCCAAGAGCGCGGCCGGCGTGACGATCGCGGTGGGCGGCGAATACGACGACAGCGTCGGGTATTTCGTGCGCCCCACCGTGCTGCTATCCGACGACCCGACCGACGAGGCGTTCTCCACCGAGTACTTCGGCCCGCTGCTGTCGGTGCACGTCTACCCCGACGATGACTACGAGCGCATCCTGGACGTGATCGACTCCGGCTCGAGCTACGCGCTGACCGGAGCGGTGATCGCCGACGACCGTGCCGCCGTGTCGACCGCGCAGGACCGGCTGCGGTTCGCCGCCGGCAACTTCTACGTCAACGACAAGCCGACCGGGGCGGTGGTCGGCCGGCAGCCGTTCGGTGGCTCGCGGGCCTCGGGCACCAACGACAAGGCCGGATCGGTGCTCAATCTGTTGCGCTGGACGTCGGCTCGCACCATCAAGGAGACCTTCGTCCCGGCCACCGACCACAAGTACCCGCACATGGAGTCCGACTGA